A window of Sulfurimonas gotlandica GD1 contains these coding sequences:
- a CDS encoding diguanylate cyclase, whose amino-acid sequence MDNYFNFSTILYVEDEEGIRKETSKALERYAKELFVAKDGEEGLALYKECNPDIVITDIKMPNMTGIDMSKAIKEINPEQAIIITTAHSESTYFMEAIELQLSGYILKPVDKILLKNKIVEIVKNLQIKKEFQKNKNLMEEIANLQNNIIIVYDELYEMIFANKMFLDFFAIKNIEEFIKRYGCIESAFIQHNDFYFRNNHGINHWLLEIAHYNDKKRIVSIIDHRDMSPKSFLIKTKTIQASGHKICTFTEITTMVKEKEELEKKAFIDELTNIANRAKFNQILDIEIKKFKRYKENLSLVMLDIDYFKSINDTYGHQVGDIILSSLSNLISSNIRDVDLFARWGGEEFVILLPNTDLQSAISFAEHIREYIQEYHFTNNLNITCSFGISEINEKDTGENLLKRVDDALYRAKRMGRNRVESL is encoded by the coding sequence ATGGATAATTATTTCAATTTCTCCACAATCCTTTATGTAGAAGATGAAGAAGGTATTAGGAAAGAGACTTCTAAAGCTTTAGAAAGATATGCAAAAGAATTATTTGTGGCAAAAGATGGAGAAGAAGGTTTAGCTCTATATAAGGAGTGTAATCCAGACATAGTTATAACTGATATTAAGATGCCTAATATGACAGGTATAGATATGTCAAAAGCTATTAAAGAAATCAATCCTGAACAGGCGATTATCATTACTACAGCACATAGTGAGAGTACTTACTTTATGGAGGCTATTGAGTTACAACTAAGTGGATATATTTTAAAACCTGTAGATAAAATCTTACTAAAAAACAAAATAGTTGAGATAGTAAAAAATCTGCAAATAAAAAAAGAGTTCCAAAAGAATAAAAATCTAATGGAAGAGATAGCAAATCTTCAAAATAACATAATAATCGTATATGATGAGTTATACGAGATGATTTTTGCAAACAAAATGTTTCTTGATTTTTTTGCAATAAAGAATATAGAAGAGTTTATAAAAAGATACGGATGTATAGAGAGTGCATTTATTCAACATAATGATTTTTACTTTAGAAATAACCATGGCATCAACCACTGGTTACTTGAGATAGCTCACTACAATGACAAAAAACGTATTGTTTCAATTATTGATCACAGGGATATGTCTCCTAAATCATTTCTTATAAAAACAAAAACAATCCAAGCATCTGGACATAAAATATGTACTTTTACTGAAATAACTACTATGGTTAAAGAGAAAGAGGAACTAGAGAAAAAAGCATTTATTGATGAGTTAACAAATATTGCCAATCGTGCAAAGTTCAATCAAATATTAGATATTGAAATAAAAAAATTCAAAAGATATAAAGAAAATTTATCTCTGGTTATGCTTGATATTGATTACTTTAAAAGTATAAATGATACATATGGACATCAAGTTGGAGACATTATTCTATCTTCTCTGTCTAACTTAATAAGCTCAAATATTAGAGATGTTGACTTATTTGCCAGATGGGGTGGTGAGGAGTTTGTTATATTATTGCCAAATACAGATCTACAATCTGCTATCTCATTTGCTGAGCACATTAGAGAATATATTCAGGAATATCATTTTACGAATAATCTTAACATAACTTGTAGTTTTGGAATATCTGAGATAAATGAAAAAGACACAGGTGAAAATCTGCTAAAAAGAGTAGATGACGCTTTGTATAGAGCAAAAAGGATGGGGAGAAATAGGGTTGAAAGCCTTTAG
- a CDS encoding ATP-binding protein — translation MFNLSITQRYIPAVLLVAFFIIVANLLTKNVISSNEEYGKIINISGKQRMLSQRLVILGINYTADRNKSTKSELKDAIDEISSSHQYLLTKVFTKELSDIYYKQGLNDEFDKYVLNFTNLLLTNNQEYLKQSRDSSKSILMKLDKAVKEYEKYANSQLEILAQYEFYLMLTTLFVLLLEVFFIFKPAAKKIEANTQEIINKEEYEKAVIESNNNAIIAINETGKITTYNKKAEQMFGWTKEEMINTHNLSYIVPHEYKDKHNISSIKYLKTGESCGILGKEHELQAIKKDGTIFPIVISFGSSYKQNGVLVVANISDITLHKENESKLKALNENLETIIDEKTKKLQEINENLEYLIETKTNENIKQLEIIQEQSKLASMGEMIGAIAHQWRQPLNEINMSIQNLDDDYSDGLIDKEFIDKFIGKNKNTIKFMSNTIDDFRNFFRIDKVKDRFSTKEAINSTISIQSTQLNSHNINITLSGKDFEIDGFRSEFQQVILNIINNAKDAIISKNIKDGKIDIVLRDRYVEISDNGGGISKDVINRIFEPYFTTKDQGKGTGIGLYMSKMIIEDNIGGTVNVQNYNSGAKFILGFNNG, via the coding sequence ATGTTTAATTTATCAATTACACAGAGGTATATACCAGCTGTTTTATTAGTGGCATTTTTTATTATAGTCGCCAATTTACTGACTAAAAACGTCATTAGTTCCAATGAAGAGTATGGTAAAATAATCAACATTAGCGGTAAACAAAGAATGCTCTCTCAACGACTAGTAATTCTTGGTATAAACTATACTGCAGATAGAAATAAGTCTACAAAAAGTGAACTTAAAGATGCAATTGATGAGATAAGTTCCAGTCATCAATATCTCCTAACAAAAGTATTTACTAAAGAACTATCAGACATTTACTATAAACAAGGGCTTAATGATGAGTTTGACAAATATGTTTTAAACTTTACAAACCTGCTTTTAACTAATAATCAAGAATATCTAAAACAATCACGTGATTCATCAAAATCTATACTTATGAAACTAGATAAAGCTGTAAAAGAGTATGAAAAATATGCAAACTCTCAACTAGAAATATTAGCTCAATATGAATTTTATCTGATGCTAACTACTCTATTTGTTCTACTGCTTGAAGTATTTTTTATATTTAAACCAGCGGCAAAAAAGATAGAGGCAAATACACAAGAGATAATAAATAAGGAAGAGTATGAAAAAGCTGTTATTGAATCAAATAACAATGCTATTATCGCTATAAATGAAACTGGAAAGATTACTACATATAACAAAAAAGCAGAGCAAATGTTTGGTTGGACTAAAGAGGAGATGATAAATACTCATAACCTTTCATATATAGTTCCTCATGAGTATAAAGACAAACATAACATATCTTCTATAAAATACTTAAAAACAGGAGAATCATGCGGAATCTTAGGTAAAGAACATGAACTTCAAGCGATTAAAAAAGATGGAACTATTTTTCCTATTGTCATCTCTTTTGGCTCCAGTTATAAACAAAACGGTGTTCTTGTTGTGGCAAACATATCTGATATAACTCTGCATAAAGAGAACGAAAGTAAACTAAAAGCTCTAAATGAAAACCTTGAAACAATAATAGATGAAAAAACAAAAAAACTACAAGAGATTAACGAGAATCTAGAGTATCTTATTGAGACAAAAACAAATGAAAATATAAAACAGTTAGAAATCATTCAAGAGCAGTCAAAATTAGCTTCTATGGGTGAGATGATAGGAGCAATTGCTCATCAATGGAGACAGCCCTTAAATGAGATAAATATGAGCATACAAAATCTTGATGATGATTATAGCGATGGTTTAATAGATAAAGAATTTATTGATAAATTTATTGGCAAAAACAAAAACACTATAAAATTTATGAGCAACACAATAGATGACTTTAGAAACTTTTTTAGAATAGATAAAGTAAAAGATAGATTCAGCACAAAAGAAGCTATAAATTCAACTATCTCTATTCAATCAACACAACTAAACTCTCACAATATAAACATAACATTAAGCGGTAAAGATTTTGAGATTGATGGCTTTAGAAGTGAGTTTCAACAAGTCATCTTAAATATAATCAACAATGCTAAAGATGCAATAATATCTAAAAATATCAAAGATGGAAAAATAGATATTGTTCTAAGAGATAGATATGTAGAAATTTCAGATAATGGTGGTGGCATTTCAAAGGATGTAATTAACAGAATATTTGAACCATACTTTACAACTAAAGATCAAGGTAAAGGTACGGGAATTGGATTGTATATGTCTAAGATGATTATTGAAGATAATATTGGAGGCACTGTAAATGTTCAAAACTACAATAGTGGTGCAAAATTTATTTTAGGATTTAACAATGGATAA
- a CDS encoding DUF58 domain-containing protein — MSKLKKILVRARRQVFSEMVGNNPSIFQGEGYDFIELREYMAGDDIRHIDWNITAKMQKPFIKIFREERELNVVIATVLNGSVHFGSKKFKQETIAEISALLSFSTLKNGDLLSSYIFTDKMISNSKPSKKLNQIQKYVSEILDFNAINQKVDFKVIADTLYKRLRRKSLILVIGDFFEIPDLKLLAKKHEVVAVIVRDILEEKPPEMGFASLVDPESGAVLEGDFNSSSVEAYAKKVVAHDHELYNTFRKHQIRFAKIYTHSVASVELRRLFEGR; from the coding sequence ATGAGTAAACTGAAAAAAATTCTAGTTCGAGCAAGACGACAGGTCTTTAGTGAAATGGTCGGGAACAATCCCTCTATCTTTCAAGGTGAGGGCTACGACTTTATTGAACTGCGTGAGTATATGGCTGGTGATGATATACGTCATATTGACTGGAATATCACAGCGAAGATGCAAAAACCATTTATTAAAATCTTTCGTGAAGAGAGAGAACTAAATGTCGTTATTGCTACAGTTTTAAATGGAAGCGTACACTTTGGCTCTAAAAAATTCAAACAAGAGACAATAGCTGAGATATCAGCACTTTTAAGTTTTTCAACTTTAAAAAATGGTGACTTATTAAGTTCATATATATTTACAGATAAAATGATTTCAAACTCGAAACCTAGTAAAAAACTTAATCAAATTCAAAAATATGTTTCAGAGATTTTGGATTTTAATGCGATCAATCAAAAAGTTGATTTCAAAGTTATAGCAGATACTCTTTATAAGCGATTGAGAAGAAAGTCACTTATATTAGTAATCGGAGATTTTTTTGAGATTCCAGATTTAAAATTACTGGCAAAAAAGCATGAAGTTGTAGCTGTGATTGTAAGAGACATACTTGAAGAGAAACCACCTGAGATGGGGTTTGCATCTTTGGTTGATCCTGAGAGTGGGGCAGTTTTGGAAGGTGATTTCAACTCTTCGAGTGTAGAGGCTTATGCTAAAAAAGTCGTAGCTCATGATCATGAATTATATAATACTTTTAGAAAGCATCAGATCAGGTTTGCAAAAATATATACTCATAGTGTAGCCAGCGTAGAGCTTCGTAGATTGTTCGAGGGTAGGTAG
- a CDS encoding VWA domain-containing protein — MFDGLYFEFPRLVFIIFFFVACASLCKMKLPSIYFPHTGQFMNNSVSASKLLFFLKWLGIIMLILALMSPVKDEPYTLEPKDGYEIALILDASQSMKAQGFDVTNPQLTRFDVVKDIVSNFIKERQNDNIGLVVFGAYSFIASPLTYDENILNKIVSQLYIGMAGKYTALFTSLAQGVNLLKMSESKSKVGILLTDGFSTPEVDKIPFDVALDMAIKEKIKIYPIGIGMPHEYNIEVLRKIAEKTGGKAFGAASATELKEVYKEIDALEKSEIQAETFSYLSYYYVYPLFISLLSLMLYVYFRNKRGQA, encoded by the coding sequence ATGTTTGACGGACTTTATTTTGAGTTCCCAAGGTTAGTTTTTATTATCTTCTTTTTTGTAGCTTGTGCGAGCCTATGTAAGATGAAACTGCCATCTATCTACTTTCCTCATACCGGGCAGTTTATGAACAACTCTGTTTCAGCATCTAAGTTACTTTTCTTTTTAAAGTGGCTTGGAATTATAATGCTCATACTGGCTTTAATGTCCCCAGTAAAAGATGAGCCTTATACTCTTGAGCCAAAAGACGGTTATGAGATAGCACTTATCCTAGATGCATCTCAGTCAATGAAAGCTCAAGGCTTTGATGTTACAAACCCTCAGCTTACACGATTTGATGTAGTTAAAGATATAGTCAGTAATTTTATAAAAGAGAGACAAAACGACAATATAGGATTAGTTGTATTTGGAGCTTATTCTTTTATTGCATCTCCACTTACGTATGATGAGAATATTTTAAACAAAATAGTCTCACAACTCTATATCGGAATGGCAGGAAAATATACAGCACTGTTTACTTCTTTAGCTCAAGGTGTAAATCTTTTAAAGATGAGTGAGTCCAAGAGTAAAGTGGGTATTTTGCTTACAGATGGCTTCAGTACACCAGAAGTAGATAAAATCCCATTTGATGTTGCTCTAGACATGGCGATTAAAGAGAAGATAAAAATTTACCCTATTGGCATCGGAATGCCTCATGAGTATAACATAGAAGTTTTGAGGAAAATTGCTGAAAAAACCGGAGGAAAAGCTTTTGGAGCAGCGAGTGCAACTGAACTTAAAGAAGTTTACAAAGAGATAGATGCATTGGAAAAATCAGAGATACAGGCTGAGACTTTTTCATACTTAAGCTACTACTATGTATATCCACTTTTTATATCTTTGTTATCTTTAATGCTATATGTCTATTTTAGAAATAAGAGGGGGCAAGCATGA
- a CDS encoding VWA domain-containing protein — protein sequence MSFLHPEFLYYMLPPLFILFGLLLTQKETQAHFFSKEVMDKLRVSANTMTLRARNALFFLIGFFIIIALGQPVIDDGKVVVKAKSADIMIALDISDSMLAEDVYPNRLELAKEKALTLLSEAPSERVGIMAFAKNSYLVSPLSFDTGAVSFLLKQLDTTSITQKGTDFLSILDVFNTSQENDGEKYLLILSDGGDSKEFSKEIELAKKSNIVVFILGVGTVKGAPIKLENGSFIKQHGEILVSKLNENIADLATKSGGVYIQSTTSSSDIKTMLKEIKGISKAKELKSEEIHKYIPLFYYPVAMALFLLLIATSSMSKRVRVELPSLLATIVLVFASVDSRAGVLDFMDLSEAKDAYKAEDYVKSAKLYEKYAQSSKKGESFFNAGNSLYKQKKYKEAVEAYERATFDSNSLRAKNFSNMGNALAKSQSLQKAVESYEKSLEIEEDKDTRENLEEVKKLLKKQKQQSKDSDKQNDKKDKDKDDKSESKESKEGDKDSDKKDKSKKEEDSSKSKKSEDKDQKSDDMKSKKEKASDAEDKKEKKNEKEKKEQLEKLDKDEDKNKSESQSKAQNLTEEEMSDAEEAKWIDQLNLQKNTYLYKLGEQKPMKEMSDEKPW from the coding sequence ATGAGTTTTTTACATCCAGAATTTCTATACTATATGCTGCCCCCTCTTTTTATACTATTTGGACTGCTGCTAACTCAAAAAGAGACTCAAGCACATTTCTTTAGTAAAGAAGTGATGGACAAACTTAGAGTAAGTGCAAACACTATGACTCTTCGTGCTAGAAATGCGCTGTTTTTTCTTATCGGATTTTTTATCATAATTGCACTTGGACAACCAGTTATTGATGATGGCAAAGTAGTTGTAAAAGCAAAGAGTGCAGATATTATGATAGCTCTTGATATCTCAGATTCAATGCTTGCCGAGGATGTTTACCCAAATCGCTTAGAACTTGCAAAAGAAAAAGCTCTAACACTGCTGTCTGAAGCTCCAAGTGAACGTGTAGGCATTATGGCTTTTGCTAAAAACTCATATCTTGTCTCACCTCTTAGTTTTGATACAGGTGCGGTTAGTTTTTTACTAAAGCAGCTTGACACTACATCAATAACTCAAAAAGGAACAGACTTCTTGTCTATCTTGGATGTTTTTAACACATCTCAAGAGAATGATGGTGAAAAATATCTTCTCATACTTAGTGACGGTGGAGATTCTAAAGAGTTCTCAAAAGAGATAGAACTTGCTAAAAAGAGTAATATTGTTGTTTTTATATTAGGCGTAGGTACAGTAAAAGGTGCTCCTATTAAACTTGAAAATGGAAGTTTTATAAAGCAACACGGAGAGATACTCGTCTCAAAACTAAATGAAAATATAGCAGATTTGGCGACTAAGAGTGGTGGAGTTTATATTCAAAGTACAACTTCTTCTTCAGATATAAAAACTATGTTAAAAGAGATTAAGGGCATCTCTAAGGCTAAAGAGCTTAAAAGCGAAGAGATACACAAATATATACCACTTTTTTACTATCCTGTAGCTATGGCTCTTTTTCTTTTACTGATTGCTACTAGTTCGATGAGTAAGAGAGTAAGAGTAGAGCTCCCATCATTACTGGCGACCATAGTGCTTGTATTTGCATCTGTAGACTCCAGAGCAGGGGTATTGGACTTTATGGACTTAAGCGAGGCTAAGGATGCTTATAAAGCGGAGGATTATGTAAAGTCAGCAAAACTCTATGAGAAGTATGCCCAGAGTTCCAAAAAAGGAGAGAGTTTTTTTAATGCTGGGAACTCACTCTATAAACAAAAAAAATATAAAGAAGCTGTAGAAGCGTATGAGAGAGCAACTTTTGACAGTAATAGTCTAAGAGCAAAAAACTTCTCCAATATGGGTAATGCTCTTGCAAAATCTCAGAGCTTGCAAAAAGCTGTAGAGTCTTATGAAAAGTCTCTTGAAATAGAAGAAGATAAAGATACTAGAGAGAATTTAGAAGAGGTTAAAAAACTTTTAAAAAAACAAAAACAGCAGTCAAAAGACAGTGATAAGCAAAATGACAAAAAAGATAAAGATAAAGATGACAAGAGCGAGTCCAAAGAATCAAAAGAAGGTGATAAAGACTCAGATAAAAAAGATAAATCTAAAAAAGAAGAAGACAGCTCAAAAAGTAAAAAGTCTGAAGATAAAGATCAAAAATCTGATGATATGAAGTCTAAAAAAGAGAAAGCCTCAGATGCAGAGGATAAAAAAGAGAAAAAGAATGAAAAAGAAAAAAAAGAGCAGTTAGAAAAACTTGATAAAGATGAAGATAAGAATAAATCGGAGTCTCAAAGTAAAGCCCAAAATCTAACTGAAGAAGAAATGAGTGATGCTGAAGAAGCAAAATGGATAGATCAGCTTAATTTACAAAAAAACACTTACCTCTATAAACTCGGTGAGCAAAAACCTATGAAGGAAATGAGTGATGAAAAACCTTGGTAA